Proteins from one Syntrophorhabdaceae bacterium genomic window:
- a CDS encoding cysteine synthase family protein, whose protein sequence is MNVLSAIGNTPLVELMNIVPNPEVKVLCKLEGCNPGGSVKDRPALYMITKAEERGELTRDKIILEATSGNTGIAIAMIGAAKGYTVELCMPECVSSERRLILEGLGSHVFLTPAKENIDGAIKKALRLLETEPEKYFMPNQYDNNDNVLAHFETTGPEIFSQTKGEVDVFIAGMGTTGTLMGTGRYLKSVKPAVKVVGVEPVMGHTIQGLKNMTESMVPHIYHPEELTEKVMVEDGEAFEVTRLLAQKEGLFVGTSAGAAVAVALKKARELEHGIIVVILPDRGDRYLSTMQFRSVCAKCPP, encoded by the coding sequence ATGAATGTACTTTCGGCCATAGGGAATACGCCCCTTGTCGAGCTTATGAACATCGTTCCGAACCCGGAGGTGAAGGTCCTCTGCAAACTCGAAGGATGCAATCCCGGAGGCTCGGTGAAGGACAGGCCGGCCCTCTATATGATCACGAAGGCAGAGGAACGGGGAGAGCTTACTCGGGATAAGATAATTCTCGAAGCCACCTCTGGAAACACAGGCATCGCCATTGCGATGATAGGGGCGGCGAAGGGATATACGGTAGAGCTTTGTATGCCTGAGTGCGTGAGCAGTGAAAGAAGGCTCATCCTCGAGGGGCTCGGCTCCCATGTATTCCTCACCCCTGCAAAGGAGAATATTGACGGGGCCATAAAAAAGGCGCTCAGGCTCCTTGAGACGGAGCCCGAGAAATACTTCATGCCCAACCAGTACGACAACAACGATAACGTCCTTGCCCATTTTGAGACCACCGGCCCGGAGATCTTCAGTCAGACAAAGGGCGAGGTGGATGTATTCATTGCCGGCATGGGCACCACGGGCACGCTCATGGGTACCGGCCGGTACCTGAAATCGGTCAAACCCGCGGTAAAGGTCGTGGGTGTCGAGCCTGTAATGGGCCACACCATCCAGGGGCTCAAGAATATGACGGAGTCTATGGTCCCTCATATTTATCACCCCGAGGAACTGACCGAGAAGGTCATGGTGGAGGATGGGGAGGCATTCGAAGTGACACGCCTTCTCGCCCAGAAAGAAGGACTTTTTGTCGGCACCTCCGCGGGCGCCGCGGTTGCGGTAGCGCTTAAAAAGGCGAGAGAGCTGGAACACGGTATTATCGTGGTCATACTGCCCGACCGGGGAGACCGGTACCTCAGCACCATGCAGTTCAGATCGGTCTGCGCCAAATGCCCGCCCTGA